A single Musa acuminata AAA Group cultivar baxijiao chromosome BXJ2-1, Cavendish_Baxijiao_AAA, whole genome shotgun sequence DNA region contains:
- the LOC135598784 gene encoding tubulin-folding cofactor C-like: protein MEGEDGSESKQHHLSAGTIDPVSQKKHAAMLDRLATLHQSRLQQSAARSAAAAAASPAFESVSAFLDRFAESRRSIETDLQGCRAIAADPASAARLKPELEKLAASIADLDRLVAENSYFLPSYEVRSSLRAISALKESLEAANSELLPRKKFSFRNKAPKKDPTFLVKEVEEAKVSAPGKPDLAVVRETPGFRNKEGSILIKHFRVSEEGEGDFTLADLNSCEIYLRGRLRALFIHRLTNCRVFAGAVLGSILIEEVNDCLLMLASHQIRIHHARATDFYLRVRSRPIIEDSSGVRFAPYRLFYEGIEEELRDSGLEEETGNWANVDDFKWLRAVQSPNWSVIPEEERVQTMNVSDAIEEPCEDKQ from the coding sequence ATGGAGGGGGAAGATGGATCCGAATCGAAGCAGCACCATCTTTCCGCCGGAACGATAGATCCGGTCTCCCAGAAGAAGCACGCCGCGATGCTCGACCGCCTAGCCACCCTCCACCAGTCCCGCCTGCAGCAGTCGGCCGCACGAAGCGCCGCAGCCGCCGCCGCCTCGCCCGCCTTCGAGTCCGTGTCCGCCTTCCTCGACCGCTTCGCCGAATCCAGGCGCTCCATAGAGACCGACCTCCAGGGCTGCCGCGCCATCGCCGCCGACCCGGCGTCGGCGGCCCGCCTGAAGCCCGAGCTGGAGAAGTTGGCTGCCTCCATCGCCGACCTGGACCGGCTTGTCGCCGAGAACTCCTACTTCTTGCCGTCGTACGAGGTCCGATCCTCCCTAAGGGCGATCTCCGCTCTTAAAGAGTCACTGGAGGCGGCAAACTCCGAGCTTTTGCCCAGGAAAAAGTTCTCTTTCAGAAACAAGGCTCCCAAGAAGGATCCAACCTTTTTGGTCAAAGAAGTCGAAGAGGCGAAGGTCTCTGCGCCGGGAAAGCCGGATCTTGCGGTCGTCCGGGAGACACCAGGATTCCGGAACAAGGAGGGCTCGATCTTGATCAAGCATTTTAGGGTTTCCGAAGAGGGGGAGGGCGATTTCACTCTCGCCGACCTCAATTCTTGCGAGATCTACCTTCGAGGTCGGCTTCGGGCTCTCTTCATTCACCGGCTTACCAATTGCCGGGTCTTTGCTGGTGCTGTTCTGGGATCGATCCTCATCGAAGAGGTGAACGATTGCTTGCTCATGCTGGCGTCGCACCAGATCAGAATCCACCATGCCAGAGCGACCGATTTCTATCTCCGGGTCCGAAGTCGACCCATCATCGAGGATAGCAGCGGAGTGAGATTTGCACCGTATCGGCTGTTCTACGAAGGGATCGAGGAGGAGTTGAGAGACTCCGGGCTGGAGGAGGAAACGGGGAATTGGGCCAATGTGGATGACTTCAAGTGGTTGAGAGCGGTGCAGTCTCCGAACTGGTCTGTGATACCGGAGGAAGAACGTGTGCAAACCATGAATGTATCAGATGCCATCGAGGAGCCATGTGAAGATAAGCAGTAG
- the LOC135584827 gene encoding calmodulin-binding transcription activator 2-like isoform X1: protein MACARKGGSTSQLDIEQILVEARRRWLRPAEICEILQNYRKFRIAPGPPNRPPSGSLFLFDRKVLRYFRKDGHNWRKKKDGKTVKEAHERLKVGSVDMLHCYYAHGEENEKFQRRSYWMLEADLMNIVLVHYREVKLQDKTSRSLTRDVEEVVQDTQMDNPIVEEVVQAMQMDNPITSNSATSQSQLASQSFGVDSPSSAHTSEYEDAELAYLKPNSLHHIVIKQVPDTTLSLRCGSMMIDE, encoded by the exons ATGGCGTGCGCCAGGAAGGGTGGATCGACCTCTCAGTTAG ATATTGAGCAGATACTTGTGGAAGCACGACGTCGATGGCTACGTCCTGCTGAAATTTGTGAAATACTCCAAAACTATAGGAAATTTCGTATTGCACCAGGGCCGCCAAATAGACCTCCTA GTGGGTCTTTGTTTCTTTTTGATAGAAAGGTGTTAAGGTACTTCAGGAAGGATGGGCATAACTGGAGAAAGAAAAAGGATGGGAAGACTGTAAAAGAAGCTCACGAGAGGCTAAAA GTTGGAAGTGTTGATATGCTTCATTGTTACTATGCTCATGGTGAAGAGAATGAAAAATTTCAAAGACGAAGTTATTGGATGTTGGAAGC GGACCTCATGAACATTGTTCTTGTACATTATCGTGAAGTCAAG CTTCAGGATAAAACAAGTCGAAGCCTTACTAGAGACGTTGAAGAAGTTGTGCAAGATACTCAAATGGATAATCCTATCGTTGAAGAAGTTGTGCAAGCTATGCAAATGGATAATCCTATCACTTCTAATTCTGCCACAAGCCAGAGTCAGCTGGCTTCACAATCTTTTGGCGTTGATAGCCCCAGTAGTGCACACACTTCAGAATATGAAGATGCTGAATTGG CATATCTAAAGCCAAATTCATTGCACCACATAGTTATCAAACAAGTTCCAGATACCACACTTTCATTGAGATGTGGCAGTATGATGATCGATGAATGA
- the LOC135584827 gene encoding calmodulin-binding transcription activator 3-like isoform X2 has translation MACARKGGSTSQLDIEQILVEARRRWLRPAEICEILQNYRKFRIAPGPPNRPPSGSLFLFDRKVLRYFRKDGHNWRKKKDGKTVKEAHERLKVGSVDMLHCYYAHGEENEKFQRRSYWMLEADLMNIVLVHYREVKDKTSRSLTRDVEEVVQDTQMDNPIVEEVVQAMQMDNPITSNSATSQSQLASQSFGVDSPSSAHTSEYEDAELAYLKPNSLHHIVIKQVPDTTLSLRCGSMMIDE, from the exons ATGGCGTGCGCCAGGAAGGGTGGATCGACCTCTCAGTTAG ATATTGAGCAGATACTTGTGGAAGCACGACGTCGATGGCTACGTCCTGCTGAAATTTGTGAAATACTCCAAAACTATAGGAAATTTCGTATTGCACCAGGGCCGCCAAATAGACCTCCTA GTGGGTCTTTGTTTCTTTTTGATAGAAAGGTGTTAAGGTACTTCAGGAAGGATGGGCATAACTGGAGAAAGAAAAAGGATGGGAAGACTGTAAAAGAAGCTCACGAGAGGCTAAAA GTTGGAAGTGTTGATATGCTTCATTGTTACTATGCTCATGGTGAAGAGAATGAAAAATTTCAAAGACGAAGTTATTGGATGTTGGAAGC GGACCTCATGAACATTGTTCTTGTACATTATCGTGAAGTCAAG GATAAAACAAGTCGAAGCCTTACTAGAGACGTTGAAGAAGTTGTGCAAGATACTCAAATGGATAATCCTATCGTTGAAGAAGTTGTGCAAGCTATGCAAATGGATAATCCTATCACTTCTAATTCTGCCACAAGCCAGAGTCAGCTGGCTTCACAATCTTTTGGCGTTGATAGCCCCAGTAGTGCACACACTTCAGAATATGAAGATGCTGAATTGG CATATCTAAAGCCAAATTCATTGCACCACATAGTTATCAAACAAGTTCCAGATACCACACTTTCATTGAGATGTGGCAGTATGATGATCGATGAATGA
- the LOC103991503 gene encoding protein CURLY FLAG LEAF 1-like gives MHGGRTSIGARVSFVSTSMVSLQAALSPEDRKACPDLENSLCKKRKCRDAEASEDDWFVKEAKFVKAEEDDIRLNLDAPLPLEWQRCLDLKSGEIHFYNTRTHSRTSRDPRLNLEPPRSPLSLDLELNLACEPPRSHIDGGGREEERRKQDNSGGKACSLSWVSLDAGPEEMMATVCMRCHMLVMMNKATLSCPNCKFIHPPDHGSSTSIKPGFKLLCCKD, from the exons ATGCACGGGGGCAGAACAAGTATCGGAGCTCGAGTTTCCTTTGTATCGACATCCATGGTGTCCCTGCAAGCAGCCCTTTCTCCGGAGGACAGGAAGGCATGCCCCGACCTCGAGAATTCCCTTTGTAAGAAAAGGAAGTGCAGAGATGCAGAAGCGAGCGAAGATGATTGGTTTGTGAAGGAGGCCAAGTTTGTGAAAGCTGAGGAGGACGACATCCGGCTTAATCTCGACGCCCCCTTGCCTTTGGAATGGCAGCGCTGCCTCGATCTCAAG TCGGGGGAGATTCACTTCTACAACACCAGAACGCACAGCAGGACCTCTAGGGACCCCAGGCTCAACTTGGAACCACCGAGATCGCCGCTAAGCCTGGACCTCGAGCTCAACCTCGCATGCGAGCCACCGAGAAGCCAcatcgatggaggaggaagagaggaggagcGGAGGAAGCAAGACAATTCCGGTGGCAAAGCGTGCTCCTTGTCGTGGGTGTCCCTCGACGCCGGCCCCGAAGAGATGATGGCCACGGTCTGCATGCGTTGCCACATGCTGGTGATGATGAACAAGGCGACCTTATCATGTCCAAACTGCAAGTTCATTCACCCACCGGATCACGGCTCCTCGACGTCGATCAAGCCAGGATTCAAGCTTTTATGTTGCAAGGATTAG